The Spirosoma foliorum genome has a window encoding:
- a CDS encoding enolase C-terminal domain-like protein — translation MKIIDIRTRCVAIPLNAQLRHNTGVHPGYFLRTILEVITDEGFVGLGEVGGGDQRGALQKLKPRIVGEDPFHLEKIKLKVLRSIYYMSNARLYAAIEMACLDIQGKVLNRPLSDLLGGRVRDEVPFIAYLFWRYDRPGGGHDETPEDMADFCVELHETLGVNSMKLKAGVKSPKEEARVLELCREKLGDDFGLRIDPNGLWSVQTAVQIGRRLEDLNIEYFEDPSWGLEGNAAVRKQIRIPIATNMYPAKFDDLAPAIRMGAVDIVLTDIHYWEGPRGVKDLAAVCNTFNLGVAMHSGAEFGIELAAMIHTASTIPQMNFAGDAHYHYLTDDIIEGGLMKYENGCIKVPTGPGLGVSLDEDKMKHYENYYEEKGDYYARFHQDPYRPDWFPTVGGM, via the coding sequence ATGAAAATCATTGACATCCGTACGCGCTGCGTCGCTATTCCCCTCAATGCTCAATTGCGCCACAACACGGGCGTGCACCCCGGCTATTTTCTGCGCACGATTCTCGAAGTTATTACCGACGAAGGTTTCGTTGGGTTAGGTGAAGTAGGAGGGGGCGATCAGCGGGGAGCGCTGCAAAAACTGAAGCCTCGAATCGTTGGCGAAGACCCGTTTCACCTCGAAAAAATCAAGCTGAAAGTACTTCGCAGCATTTATTACATGTCGAACGCCCGGCTTTACGCAGCCATCGAAATGGCCTGTCTCGATATCCAGGGCAAAGTACTAAATCGCCCTCTGAGTGATTTGCTGGGCGGGCGCGTTCGCGATGAAGTACCCTTTATCGCCTACCTGTTCTGGCGCTACGACCGTCCCGGTGGAGGGCACGATGAAACGCCAGAGGACATGGCGGATTTCTGCGTCGAACTACACGAAACGCTGGGCGTCAATTCGATGAAGCTGAAAGCAGGGGTAAAATCACCGAAAGAAGAAGCACGAGTGCTGGAGCTTTGCCGGGAGAAACTCGGCGACGACTTCGGCCTTCGCATCGACCCGAACGGCCTTTGGTCGGTGCAAACGGCGGTACAGATCGGGCGTCGGCTGGAAGACCTCAACATCGAATATTTTGAAGATCCATCGTGGGGGCTTGAAGGCAACGCGGCCGTTCGGAAACAGATACGGATCCCAATTGCCACCAACATGTATCCGGCCAAATTCGATGATCTGGCTCCGGCCATTCGGATGGGGGCGGTCGATATTGTGCTGACTGACATTCACTATTGGGAAGGACCTCGTGGGGTGAAAGATCTGGCTGCGGTTTGTAATACGTTCAATCTGGGCGTTGCCATGCACTCTGGGGCTGAATTCGGTATCGAACTGGCGGCCATGATTCACACCGCTTCGACCATTCCCCAAATGAATTTCGCGGGCGACGCACATTATCATTACCTCACCGACGACATCATCGAAGGCGGACTGATGAAGTATGAAAATGGCTGTATAAAAGTCCCAACGGGCCCCGGCTTAGGCGTGTCGCTGGATGAAGATAAGATGAAGCATTACGAGAACTATTACGAAGAAAAAGGCGATTACTACGCCCGTTTCCATCAGGACCCGTACCGCCCCGATTGGTTTCCGACGGTTGGTGGAATGTAA
- a CDS encoding SDR family NAD(P)-dependent oxidoreductase translates to MRLKNKKALVTGASQGIGKAIALQLAEEGCDVVVHYHENWEDAETVADTIRQKGGTAHLLQADLQKTSEAIQLGEQAWDVAGGLDILVNNAGVSYKKHFLDVTVADFEQFNNVNFQSTTFLTQSVARNMVKHNVTGSIWTITSVNGIRPGLGLTLYGATKGALETLMKGVAMELGPHNIRVNTLAIGAVQTDINRGVWGNPALLQEVNDGIPAGRLGQPEEIAGVLVDLIASGSYMTGSTITIDGGLLLMRGYGKLGPYRDA, encoded by the coding sequence ATGCGCTTAAAAAATAAAAAAGCCCTCGTCACTGGGGCATCGCAGGGAATTGGTAAAGCCATTGCCTTGCAACTAGCCGAAGAAGGCTGCGACGTAGTTGTGCATTACCACGAAAACTGGGAAGATGCCGAAACCGTTGCGGACACTATTCGACAGAAAGGTGGTACAGCGCATCTGTTACAAGCCGATTTGCAGAAAACATCCGAGGCTATCCAGCTTGGCGAGCAAGCCTGGGATGTGGCTGGTGGTTTGGATATTCTGGTGAACAATGCGGGTGTTTCGTACAAAAAACACTTTCTGGACGTAACGGTGGCCGATTTTGAGCAATTCAATAACGTCAACTTCCAAAGCACTACGTTCCTGACACAATCGGTTGCCCGAAACATGGTGAAGCACAACGTAACGGGGAGCATCTGGACTATTACGTCGGTCAATGGCATTCGGCCGGGACTGGGCCTGACGCTCTACGGAGCCACAAAAGGGGCGCTTGAAACACTCATGAAAGGCGTAGCAATGGAGTTGGGACCGCACAACATCCGGGTTAATACCCTAGCGATTGGCGCTGTGCAGACCGACATCAATCGGGGAGTGTGGGGAAACCCGGCTTTGCTTCAGGAAGTGAATGACGGTATACCCGCAGGGCGATTGGGGCAACCTGAGGAAATCGCTGGTGTGTTGGTCGATTTAATTGCATCAGGCAGCTACATGACCGGTTCGACCATCACCATCGACGGCGGTTTATTGCTGATGCGGGGCTATGGAAAACTGGGACCTTACAGAGACGCTTAA